Proteins encoded by one window of Flavobacterium sp. N502540:
- a CDS encoding efflux RND transporter periplasmic adaptor subunit: MKIYSSIIFVFLCLVSCQSDKKESQSKKVLTPENSIQLSDAQIKNAKLLVGHPEERTVKGILQLQGTVTVPPKSVVTVSIPLGGYIKKTDLMAGMHVRKGQVLAVVEDMQYIQLQQDYLTAKEKFQLAQSEFNRQKELNAKKASSDKLFEQTATEMQTQHIYMSSLAQKLGLLGINVKKLTSSTISKTVVIRSPINGLVAKINVNVGKYISATDMLFELIEMRDIVLTMNVFEKDIQQLSVGQTVTAFTNANPSKKYKAKIAYINQSLNDDRAAEVICKVNQYESSLIPGLFINAEAEFNNEKAITVPEDAVVRWQGKFFVFSVSTNGIYKMVPVETGSSANGYQMIKSPIIDQSSKIVIKNAYTLLMSFMNKGDQ, encoded by the coding sequence ATGAAAATATATAGCAGTATCATTTTTGTTTTTCTATGCTTGGTTTCCTGCCAGAGCGACAAAAAAGAATCACAAAGTAAAAAAGTATTAACACCTGAAAACAGTATTCAATTAAGCGATGCACAGATCAAAAATGCAAAATTGCTTGTTGGTCATCCTGAAGAAAGAACAGTAAAAGGAATATTACAGCTTCAGGGGACCGTAACGGTGCCTCCAAAGAGTGTGGTTACAGTAAGTATTCCTTTAGGAGGTTACATCAAAAAAACGGATTTAATGGCAGGTATGCATGTTAGAAAGGGACAAGTATTGGCGGTAGTCGAGGACATGCAATACATACAATTGCAACAGGATTATCTTACCGCGAAAGAAAAATTTCAGTTGGCCCAAAGTGAGTTTAATCGACAAAAGGAGCTTAATGCCAAGAAAGCAAGTAGTGATAAGCTGTTTGAACAGACTGCAACTGAGATGCAGACACAACACATTTATATGTCATCGTTAGCCCAAAAGCTGGGGTTGTTAGGGATTAATGTCAAAAAACTCACCTCTTCAACGATAAGCAAAACGGTTGTGATTCGTTCACCAATAAATGGGTTGGTTGCTAAGATTAACGTGAATGTGGGAAAATACATTTCAGCGACCGACATGCTTTTTGAGCTGATTGAAATGAGGGATATTGTTTTGACCATGAATGTTTTTGAAAAAGACATACAGCAACTTTCGGTAGGGCAAACCGTTACAGCTTTCACTAATGCGAATCCGTCTAAAAAGTACAAAGCAAAAATTGCTTATATCAATCAAAGTCTTAATGATGATCGTGCAGCAGAGGTGATTTGTAAAGTGAATCAGTATGAAAGTTCATTGATACCTGGGCTTTTTATTAATGCAGAGGCAGAATTTAATAACGAAAAAGCCATCACGGTTCCGGAAGATGCCGTGGTACGATGGCAGGGGAAGTTTTTTGTTTTTTCGGTAAGTACAAACGGAATCTATAAGATGGTTCCGGTAGAAACCGGATCTTCCGCTAACGGATATCAAATGATAAAGTCACCAATTATAGATCAATCTTCGAAAATTGTAATCAAAAATGCTTATACACTTTTAATGAGTTTTATGAATAAAGGAGATCAGTAA
- a CDS encoding GAF domain-containing hybrid sensor histidine kinase/response regulator, protein MKTPNFPIPVNESERLAALKRYNILDTLPDHAFDDATKLVSYICDVPIAHISFIDENRQWFKSEIGIGVSEVPREISFCQYTILESKMVEINDTFLNERFKDDANVTGGFKVRFYAGIPLTTPDGYNIGTLCAIDHVTKELNEDQRNALRIVAKHVISQLELGTKNIELDKQKKIAEKAVLAKDSFLANMSHEIRTPLNGIIGFTDLLAQTKLDTVQRDYINSVQIAGENLLLIVNDILDLSKMESGNLTIEAMPFNLKSTLKHIYNLLKIKASKEVEFNLFLDADMPEIVIGDEGRLNQILVNLIGNALKFTQEGEVTVSVKVMEQTEDYYSLKFSIKDTGIGIPSEKLKTIFERFTQAEDSTTRRFGGTGLGLNIVKQLIELQGAEINVKSQENRGSEFFFVINYKKADYIQETDEEISGESLGKLKILLCEDNVLNQKLAKSVIYNFGFELEIAENGEEGIELLSKNEYDLVLMDLQMPVKDGYQTTDYIRNEMNSSIPIIAMTAHSLVGEQERCYNVGMDGYVPKPFKQPVLLEAIRAVMNPEYKVTRKRRVNLSFIDEMACGDLNFRQDMINLFIEKIPNEDVLLQEAFKNNDFLKVKNLTHNMRSSLDLFMLDDLSNCLAVIEEEARIEQFTNEAADKVNIFHCGIIEVIKYLKEL, encoded by the coding sequence ATGAAAACTCCCAACTTTCCAATACCGGTCAACGAATCAGAGCGTTTAGCTGCTCTAAAACGTTACAATATACTTGATACACTTCCTGATCATGCTTTTGATGATGCAACCAAATTAGTATCTTATATCTGTGATGTACCAATAGCTCATATTTCCTTTATAGATGAGAACAGACAGTGGTTTAAATCTGAAATTGGAATCGGCGTTTCTGAGGTGCCTCGCGAAATTTCTTTTTGTCAGTATACTATTTTAGAATCTAAAATGGTTGAAATAAATGATACTTTTTTAAATGAGAGATTTAAAGACGATGCTAATGTTACGGGTGGTTTTAAAGTTCGATTTTATGCCGGTATACCGCTGACAACGCCGGACGGTTATAATATTGGAACGTTATGCGCCATTGATCATGTTACAAAAGAACTGAATGAAGATCAGCGAAATGCACTCAGAATTGTAGCAAAACACGTAATCAGCCAGCTGGAATTGGGAACAAAGAATATTGAGCTTGACAAACAGAAGAAGATTGCAGAGAAAGCCGTTCTGGCAAAAGACAGCTTTTTGGCTAATATGAGTCACGAAATCAGAACTCCTTTGAACGGTATTATTGGTTTTACGGATCTTCTTGCACAGACCAAACTCGACACTGTTCAGCGGGACTATATCAACAGCGTGCAGATAGCAGGAGAAAATCTGCTTTTAATTGTCAATGATATTCTGGATTTGTCTAAAATGGAATCCGGTAATCTGACCATAGAAGCCATGCCTTTCAATTTAAAAAGCACTTTAAAGCATATTTATAATTTACTTAAAATAAAGGCTTCTAAAGAAGTAGAGTTCAATCTTTTTCTGGATGCTGATATGCCGGAAATTGTTATTGGAGACGAAGGAAGATTAAATCAGATATTGGTTAATTTAATAGGCAATGCACTTAAGTTTACTCAGGAAGGAGAAGTGACGGTCTCGGTAAAAGTGATGGAACAAACAGAGGATTATTACTCGCTTAAATTTTCCATTAAAGATACAGGTATCGGAATTCCTTCCGAGAAACTGAAAACTATTTTTGAACGTTTTACTCAGGCAGAGGACAGTACCACAAGAAGATTTGGAGGGACTGGTTTAGGACTTAATATCGTAAAACAATTAATTGAATTACAAGGTGCTGAAATTAATGTAAAAAGTCAGGAAAACAGAGGATCGGAATTTTTCTTTGTTATTAATTACAAAAAAGCAGATTATATTCAGGAAACTGACGAGGAAATATCAGGAGAAAGTTTGGGGAAACTAAAAATATTGCTTTGCGAAGACAATGTTTTAAACCAGAAACTGGCCAAAAGTGTCATCTATAATTTTGGCTTTGAATTGGAAATAGCAGAAAACGGAGAAGAAGGCATCGAGCTTTTATCGAAAAATGAATACGATTTGGTATTGATGGATCTTCAAATGCCGGTTAAAGACGGATATCAGACTACTGATTATATTCGAAATGAAATGAATTCGAGTATTCCGATTATTGCCATGACCGCGCATTCGCTCGTAGGTGAACAAGAACGTTGTTATAATGTAGGGATGGATGGTTATGTCCCGAAACCGTTCAAACAGCCGGTGCTTCTAGAAGCTATTAGAGCAGTAATGAATCCGGAGTATAAAGTTACTCGCAAGAGAAGAGTAAATTTGTCCTTTATTGATGAAATGGCATGTGGTGATTTAAACTTCAGACAGGACATGATCAATCTTTTTATCGAAAAAATACCAAATGAAGATGTTTTGCTTCAGGAAGCATTTAAAAATAATGATTTTCTAAAAGTAAAAAACCTGACCCATAACATGAGATCCAGTTTGGACTTATTTATGTTGGATGATCTCAGTAATTGTTTAGCTGTAATCGAGGAAGAAGCCAGGATTGAACAATTTACAAATGAAGCAGCAGATAAGGTAAATATTTTTCATTGTGGCATAATTGAAGTAATTAAATATTTAAAAGAACTATGA